A stretch of the Corylus avellana chromosome ca6, CavTom2PMs-1.0 genome encodes the following:
- the LOC132184455 gene encoding uncharacterized protein LOC132184455, whose protein sequence is MSMLDSFFNKGFKAAKCKTLLKLTIPRIKLLRNRREIQIKQMRRDIAKLLETGQEATARIRVEHIVREENMMAAQEIIELFSELISVRLPIIESQRECPLDLKEAISSVCFAAPRCADLPELLQVQMLFATKYGKEFVSAASELMPDCGVNRQLIELLSVRAPSPEKKLKLLKEIAEEHELDWDPAASETEFFKTHEDLLNGSTQFVSGSKLPLPKEKHDETLYSTTEQSYKEQPESDSGFDALDLPEVPKVSLQPSASVASAPAVVPSFQAAQHPIIGHESPKHSGVIENSSQEPHLEPEEVMQERSVANKNEQPSVPAGVVEDKQFVPFISAPSLSSASFSATQSNPPATSFISPPSLSSASFSATQSNPPATLSRAKSEANVDFQDVLAAAQAAAESAERAAAAARSAASLAQVRINELTKKSSDQFLENSSEERFDNDIPDQSGANENPHYDHQSLFGNSNDVVVNSPEPHLDDEDSQRSETSSFDTLKVDFDSSLPNDHGFENELARHHQPQRLPSMDDDPYFSYPNLFTSQNPGLGSAAHSSSDNSRSTHEV, encoded by the exons ATGTCGATGCTCGACTCCTTCTTCAACAAGGGCTTCAAAGCTGCCAAatg TAAAACCCTACTGAAATTGACGATTCCGAGGATAAAGTTGCTGAGGAACAGGAGAGAGATTCAGATAAAGCAGATGCGCCGAGACATTGCCAAGCTTCTTGAGACGGGTCAAGAAGCCACAGCTCGCATTCGG GTCGAGCATATTGTGAGAGAAGAGAACATGATGGCTGCTCAGGAGATCATTGAGCTGTTCTCTGAGCTTATTTCCGTCCGCCTTCCGATTATTGAATCACAaag GGAATGTCCTCTAGATTTGAAGGAAGCAATATCCAGTGTTTGCTTTGCAGCACCAAGATGTGCCGATCTACCAGAGTTGCTGCAGGTTCAAATGCTATTTGCAACCAAATATGGAAAGGAATTTGTATCAGCTGCATCAGAGCTTATGCCAGATTGTGGTGTTAATCGCCAG TTAATAGAACTGCTTTCAGTTCGTGCCCCTTCACCCGAGAAGAAACTAAAGCTTCTGAAAGAAATAGCTGAAGAGCATGAGTTAGATTGGGATCCAGCAGCCTCTGAAACTGAGtttttcaaaactcatgaaGATTTATTG aaCGGCTCAACACAGTTTGTAAGTGGGTCTAAATTGCCCCTTCCTAAAGAAAAACATGATGAGACATTGTATTCTACCACTGAACAATCATACAAAGAACAGCCAGAATCTGATTCCGGCTTTGATGCATTAGATCTTCCTGAAGTTCCTAAGGTATCATTACAGCCAAGTGCAAGTGTTGCTTCAGCGCCAGCAGTGGTCCCATCTTTTCAAGCTGCTCAGCATCCTATTATTGGTCATGAATCACCAAAGCATTCTGGAGTTATTGAAAATTCGTCACAGGAGCCGCATTTAGAACCTGAGGAAGTGATGCAAGAAAGATCAGTGGCGAACAAAAATGAACAACCTAGTGTTCCAGCTGGTGTTGTGGAAGATAAACAATTTGTGCCATTTATCTCTGCTCCATCCCTATCTTCTGCATCATTTTCTGCAACACAAAGTAACCCACCAGCCACATCATTTATCTCTCCCCCATCCCTATCTTCTGCATCATTTTCTGCAACACAAAGTAACCCACCAGCCACACTCTCAAGAGCAAAAAGTGAGGCCAACGTGGATTTTCAGGATGTCTTGGCTGCAGCTCAGGCTGCTGCAGAAAGTGCAGAACGTGCAGCAGCCGCAGCTCGCTCAGCAGCTAGTCTTGCACAGGTCAGAATTAATGAGCTCACCAAGAAAAGTAGTGACCAATTCCTTGAGAATAGCTCTGAGGAGCGGTTTGATAACGATATTCCTGACCAGTCGGGAGCCAATGAAAATCCACATTATGATCATCAAAGCTTGTTTGGCAATTCCAATGATGTTGTTGTAAATTCCCCTGAGCCccatctagatgatgaagacTCCCAGAGATCAGAGACATCAAGTTTTGACACGCTCAAAGTTGATTTTGATTCCTCTCTTCCCAATGATCATGGTTTTGAAAATGAGCTTGCTCGTCACCACCAGCCCCAGAGATTGCCTTCAATGGATGATGACCCGTATTTCTCATATCCGAACTTGTTTACATCACAGAATCCAGGTCTTGGATCTGCTGCTCATTCTTCCTCAGATAATTCCCGATCCACCCATGAGGTCTAA
- the LOC132184269 gene encoding somatic embryogenesis receptor kinase 1 yields the protein MSLTNITSLQVLDLSNNHLSGVVPDNGSFSLFTPISFANNLGLCGPVTGHPCPGSPPFSPPPPFVPPPPISTPGGNSATGAIAGGVAAGAALLFAAPAIAFAWWRRRKPQEFFFDVPAEEDPEVHLGQLKRFSLRELQVATDSFSNKNILGRGGFGKVYKGRLADGSLVAVKRLKEERTPGGELQFQTEVEMISMAVHRNLLRLRGFCMTPTERLLVYPYMANGSVASCLRERPPSQLPLDWPTRKRIALGSARGLSYLHDHCDPKIIHRDVKAANILLDEEFEAVVGDFGLAKLMDYKDTHVTTAVRGTIGHIAPEYLSTGKSSEKTDVFGYGIMLLELITGQRAFDLARLANDDDVMLLDWVKGLLKEKKLEMLVDPDLQNNYVEAEVEQLIQVALLCTQGSPMDRPKMSEVVRMLEGDGLAERWDEWQKVEVLRQEVELAPHPNSDWIVDSTENLHAVELSGPR from the exons ATGTCATTGACTAATATCACTTCACTGCAAGTGCT GGATCTATCAAATAACCATCTCTCTGGAGTAGTTCCAGACAATGGCTCCTTTTCGTTATTTACCCCCATCAG TTTTGCTAACAACCTGGGTCTTTGTGGCCCAGTTACTGGGCACCCCTGCCCAGGCTCTCCTCCATTTTCTCCCCCTCCTCCTTTTGTTCCACCACCTCCAATTTCTACACCAG GTGGGAATAGTGCCACTGGGGCAATTGCTGGAGGAGTTGCTGCAGGTGCTGCTTTGCTATTTGCAGCCCCTGCAATTGCGTTTGCATGGTGGCGTAGAAGGAAACCTCAAGAATTTTTCTTTGATGTGCCTG CTGAGGAGGATCCAGAAGTCCATCTGGGGCAGCTTAAAAGGTTTTCACTACGAGAATTACAAGTTGCAACAGATAGTTTTAGCAACAAAAACATTCTGGGTAGGGGTGGATTTGGGAAGGTTTACAAAGGTCGTCTGGCAGATGGTTCACTGGTTGCTGTAAAAAGACTGAAAGAAGAGCGCACACCTGGTGGTGAGCTGCAGTTTCAAACAGAAGTAGAGATGATCAGCATGGCTGTGCATCGAAACCTCCTCCGGTTACGAGGTTTCTGTATGACACCAACTGAGCGGCTTCTTGTTTATCCTTACATGGCTAATGGAAGCGTTGCATCATGTTTAAGAG AACGACCACCATCTCAACTACCCCTTGATTGGCCCACAAGGAAGCGGATTGCTTTGGGATCTGCAAGGGGTCTTTCTTATCTGCATGATCATTGTGACCCAAAGATTATTCATCGTGATGTAAAAGCTGCAAACATTTTATTGGACGAGGAGTTTGAGGCTGTTGTTGGGGACTTTGGGTTGGCTAAACTTATGGACTACAAGGATACCCATGTGACAACCGCTGTACGGGGCACAATTGGGCATATAGCTCCAGAGTACCTCTCTACCGGGAAGTCATCTGAGAAGACTGATGTTTTTGGGTATGGGATTATGCTTCTGGAGCTAATCACTGGACAGAGGGCTTTTGATCTTGCTCGGCTTGCAAATGATGATGATGTCATGCTGCTTGATTGG GTGAAAGGACTACTGAAAGAGAAGAAACTAGAAATGCTAGTTGATCCTGATCTCCAGAATAATTACGTAGAAGCTGAGGTGGAGCAGCTAATCCAGGTGGCGCTGCTTTGTACTCAAGGCTCCCCAATGGACCGGCCGAAGATGTCGGAAGTTGTGAGAATGCTTGAAGGTGATGGCTTGGCAGAGAGATGGGATGAGTGGCAGAAGGTGGAAGTTCTCCGCCAGGAAGTGGAACTCGCTCCTCATCCCAACTCTGATTGGATTGTTGACTCCACAGAAAATCTACATGCAGTTGAGTTATCTGGTCCAAGGTGA
- the LOC132184267 gene encoding somatic embryogenesis receptor kinase 2-like, whose translation MEVRVVGAALLLWLILVVRPLCLISANMEGDALHSLRTNLQDPNSVLQSWDPTLVNPCTWFHVTCNNDNSVIRVDLGNAALSGTLVPQLGLLRNLQYLELYSNNISGPIPSDLGNLTSLVSLDLYLNSFTGPIPDSLGKLSKLRFLRLNNNSLTGPIPMSLTNITSLQVLDLSNNHLSGVVPDNGSFSLFTPISFANNLGLCGPVTGHPCPGSPPFSPPPPFVPPPPISTPGGNSATGAIAGGVAAGAALLFAAPAIAFAWWRRRKPQEFFFDVPAEEDPEVHLGQLKRFSLRELQVATDSFSNKNILGRGGFGKVYKGRLADGSLVAVKRLKEERTPGGELQFQTEVEMISMAVHRNLLRLRGFCMTPTERLLVYPYMANGSVASCLRERPPSQLPLDWPTRKRIALGSARGLSYLHDHCDPKIIHRDVKAANILLDEEFEAVVGDFGLAKLMDYKDTHVTTAVRGTIGHIAPEYLSTGKSSEKTDVFGYGIMLLELITGQRAFDLARLANDDDVMLLDWVKGLLKEKKLEMLVDPDLQNNYVEAEVEQLIQVALLCTQGSPMDRPKMSEVVRMLEGDGLAERWDEWQKVEVLRQEVELAPHPNSDWIVDSTENLHAVELSGPR comes from the exons ATGGAAGTGAGGGTTGTTGGGGCTGCTCTTTTACTCTGGTTGATCTTGGTGGTTCGTCCATTATGCTTGATTTCAGCTAACATGGAAG GTGATGCTTTGCACAGCCTAAGGACCAACTTACAGGATCCTAACAGTGTCCTGCAGAGTTGGGATCCTACCCTCGTTAACCCCTGTACATGGTTTCATGTCACCTGCAACAATGATAATAGTGTCATAAGAGT TGATCTTGGGAATGCAGCTTTGTCTGGTACACTTGTCCCTCAGCTTGGCCTGCTCAGGAATTTACAGTATTT GGAGCTTTACAGTAACAACATAAGTGGACCAATTCCCAGTGACCTAGGGAATCTTACTAGCTTGGTGAGCTTGGATCTTTATTTGAACAGTTTTACCGGTCCCATCCCAGATTCATTGGGCAAGCTGTCAAAACTGAGATTTCT TCGGCTTAACAACAACAGCCTGACGGGTCCTATTCCTATGTCATTGACTAATATCACTTCACTGCAAGTGCT GGATCTATCAAATAACCATCTCTCTGGAGTAGTTCCAGACAATGGCTCCTTTTCGTTATTTACCCCCATCAG TTTTGCTAACAACCTGGGTCTTTGTGGCCCAGTTACTGGGCACCCCTGCCCAGGCTCTCCTCCATTTTCTCCCCCTCCTCCTTTTGTTCCACCACCTCCAATTTCTACACCAG GTGGGAATAGTGCCACTGGGGCAATTGCTGGAGGAGTTGCTGCAGGTGCTGCTTTGCTATTTGCAGCCCCTGCAATTGCGTTTGCATGGTGGCGTAGAAGGAAACCTCAAGAATTTTTCTTTGATGTGCCTG CTGAGGAGGATCCAGAAGTCCATCTGGGGCAGCTTAAAAGGTTTTCACTACGAGAATTACAAGTTGCAACAGATAGTTTTAGCAACAAAAACATTCTGGGTAGGGGTGGATTTGGGAAGGTTTACAAAGGTCGTCTGGCAGATGGTTCACTGGTTGCTGTAAAAAGACTGAAAGAAGAGCGCACACCTGGTGGTGAGCTGCAGTTTCAAACAGAAGTAGAGATGATCAGCATGGCTGTGCATCGAAACCTCCTCCGGTTACGAGGTTTCTGTATGACACCAACTGAGCGGCTTCTTGTTTATCCTTACATGGCTAATGGAAGCGTTGCATCATGTTTAAGAG AACGACCACCATCTCAACTACCCCTTGATTGGCCCACAAGGAAGCGGATTGCTTTGGGATCTGCAAGGGGTCTTTCTTATCTGCATGATCATTGTGACCCAAAGATTATTCATCGTGATGTAAAAGCTGCAAACATTTTATTGGACGAGGAGTTTGAGGCTGTTGTTGGGGACTTTGGGTTGGCTAAACTTATGGACTACAAGGATACCCATGTGACAACCGCTGTACGGGGCACAATTGGGCATATAGCTCCAGAGTACCTCTCTACCGGGAAGTCATCTGAGAAGACTGATGTTTTTGGGTATGGGATTATGCTTCTGGAGCTAATCACTGGACAGAGGGCTTTTGATCTTGCTCGGCTTGCAAATGATGATGATGTCATGCTGCTTGATTGG GTGAAAGGACTACTGAAAGAGAAGAAACTAGAAATGCTAGTTGATCCTGATCTCCAGAATAATTACGTAGAAGCTGAGGTGGAGCAGCTAATCCAGGTGGCGCTGCTTTGTACTCAAGGCTCCCCAATGGACCGGCCGAAGATGTCGGAAGTTGTGAGAATGCTTGAAGGTGATGGCTTGGCAGAGAGATGGGATGAGTGGCAGAAGGTGGAAGTTCTCCGCCAGGAAGTGGAACTCGCTCCTCATCCCAACTCTGATTGGATTGTTGACTCCACAGAAAATCTACATGCAGTTGAGTTATCTGGTCCAAGGTGA